One genomic region from Streptomyces sp. NBC_00582 encodes:
- a CDS encoding tubulin-like doman-containing protein, with protein MKIFQPMLFVGLGGTGGLIGAELERRLRAELCGPDGTALTGSGGRLPYELPSCLQFVYADYSESELARLPHLSADASLRQAYARTARATHDLLPADFESSPEVTRMLRAILREEVADWLPPHSGEPKVTPLKNGAGQLPTVGRAALFATLRNGPAPVVAPLHRAIDAIAGSGGELQEVGGGTISGCDVFVAFSVAGGTGAGIFLDYLHLIGQAFKDKRFKGARIYPLVVMPSAFPEAKGGGREAELNAARAVVDLSRLVDEQNAPDAGTELGDTEQQESLRIRYPQVHPVSLRPGTVPTAFLFSPTAGIRPDDLRRSIVSLVLSLVGTDVNVGDGKGGRDDDFQTFAATFVNGDVSRRTRSATGIGRQGISTSLVASMTAPLDELAELVAARMLAQAVQRLTDTTAQGPQETAPLVREMFTAAGLGELWRRDPLEVPDPDPLPRGSGEIENALRNRVEEMRRLLADLERRVAHRMPTLVESFAPRSAAEQLLHQVDLFTLDRVIAGVPGDPEEVAKLGFLGMLDNRRQDPRRPRGVDLQPPSVPRIRGRAGGLSRPRWGDDEVAAVIADQDRWYKWRARAVWHRAWNEQEPRWRQAAVALQNDARALGEAFQKHVDDQPRAYAAQVKELYDDRTGVSYLLPPQGNLGRFYQALMERLAESDQLGPNGDEAALLLKLVDADLRRAAFATARHSPPAAVSEVKAALKHRIQRLFAERPGQQRARALLPRMGTLLSAAAGDGEAVEQVSKRALDQFGYKLAGLLPAAFTPEGNGRLKVLITYPGTQSRVAVENHLEKELRLPGDSRRTIEFRAVDTDSITVVLFRSEMSLTEVPEARKVLRQWARAQDSRRDDDVLRWRQRLGHRDHWLASTAEDRRHILHRLLCALWNGQVDFQGDPASPVRLRIRLHDDRSSDAPGIQLRLDEYQDGVSSWAGLLRAYERWALLAEENIVQSYCGVVMNVLPHGLGTSGSEPSELYLKLVHEVAPRQLALLDDRERRYGARVAEWVRPLREFWADTLPGALDLPFPDSEQVAHPSLRELEEWMREGRTQERAPYDEGGHGTRDGWDTAPSWDPRPSHDSHVTWDSGETDHGPRRPSPPPGRGGDPWDRTAAAGTGHGHPGTVPPARSAPGGYPTAPAAGSARDTSAERGPYPGHEYPGHEPAAPPAGPPGTRRPSGPTRLRPPGADRTAPDAPRADGRYGAQAAEDSDWPEPSAPGRTEPRPRPDRTATGPDPRTAPGPRGERYPDRPGEPWPADRDGAPDPWGPATDDVVPAAPPAGRAAARPAHASTPAAAPAGRPAMAPAAARTPDYPVYPHETEPDAGWPGGGSAAPWGVAGTDGEADWPDEDSAPRTAGDGPENWEDHA; from the coding sequence ATGAAGATCTTCCAGCCGATGCTGTTCGTCGGCCTCGGCGGCACCGGCGGCCTCATCGGCGCCGAACTCGAACGCCGGCTGCGCGCCGAACTGTGCGGCCCCGACGGCACCGCGCTCACCGGCAGCGGCGGACGCCTGCCCTACGAACTGCCGAGCTGCCTGCAGTTCGTGTACGCCGACTACAGCGAGTCCGAACTCGCCCGGCTGCCGCACCTGAGCGCCGACGCGTCCCTGCGCCAGGCGTACGCCCGCACCGCGCGCGCCACCCACGACCTGCTGCCCGCGGACTTCGAGAGCTCTCCCGAAGTGACGAGGATGCTGCGCGCCATCCTCCGCGAGGAGGTCGCCGACTGGCTGCCGCCGCACTCCGGCGAACCCAAGGTGACCCCGCTGAAGAACGGGGCCGGCCAGCTGCCCACCGTGGGCCGCGCCGCGCTCTTCGCCACCCTCCGCAACGGCCCCGCCCCGGTCGTGGCGCCCCTGCACCGCGCCATCGACGCCATCGCCGGCTCCGGAGGCGAGCTCCAGGAGGTGGGCGGCGGCACCATCAGCGGCTGTGATGTCTTCGTGGCGTTCTCCGTCGCCGGCGGCACCGGCGCGGGCATCTTCCTCGACTATCTGCACCTGATCGGGCAGGCGTTCAAGGACAAGCGGTTCAAGGGCGCCCGGATCTACCCCCTCGTGGTCATGCCGTCGGCGTTCCCCGAGGCCAAGGGCGGCGGCCGGGAGGCCGAACTCAACGCCGCCCGCGCCGTGGTAGACCTGTCCCGGCTCGTCGACGAGCAGAACGCGCCCGATGCCGGGACCGAACTCGGCGACACCGAACAGCAGGAGTCCCTGCGCATCCGCTACCCGCAGGTCCACCCGGTCTCGCTGCGGCCCGGCACCGTGCCCACGGCGTTCCTGTTCAGCCCGACGGCCGGCATCCGCCCGGACGACCTGCGCCGCTCCATCGTCTCCCTCGTCCTCTCCCTCGTCGGCACCGACGTCAACGTCGGAGACGGCAAGGGCGGACGCGACGACGACTTCCAGACCTTCGCCGCCACGTTCGTCAACGGCGACGTCAGCCGCCGCACCCGCTCCGCCACGGGCATCGGCCGGCAGGGCATCTCCACCAGCCTGGTCGCCTCCATGACCGCGCCGCTGGACGAACTCGCGGAACTGGTCGCCGCCCGCATGCTCGCCCAGGCCGTCCAGCGGCTGACCGACACCACGGCCCAGGGCCCGCAGGAGACGGCACCGCTGGTGAGGGAGATGTTCACCGCCGCCGGCCTCGGCGAGCTGTGGCGCCGCGACCCCCTCGAGGTGCCCGACCCCGACCCGCTGCCCCGGGGCAGCGGCGAGATCGAGAACGCCCTGCGCAACCGCGTGGAGGAGATGCGCCGGCTGCTCGCCGACCTGGAACGGCGCGTCGCCCATCGCATGCCCACCCTGGTGGAGAGCTTCGCGCCACGCTCCGCCGCCGAGCAACTGCTGCACCAGGTCGACCTGTTCACCCTCGACCGGGTTATCGCGGGAGTGCCCGGCGACCCGGAGGAGGTGGCCAAGCTGGGCTTCCTCGGCATGCTCGACAACCGCCGGCAGGACCCCCGCCGCCCCCGGGGCGTGGACCTCCAGCCGCCGTCCGTGCCCCGTATCCGGGGGCGGGCCGGAGGACTGTCCCGGCCGCGCTGGGGCGACGACGAGGTGGCCGCCGTCATCGCCGACCAGGACCGCTGGTACAAATGGCGGGCCCGCGCCGTGTGGCACCGCGCCTGGAACGAGCAGGAGCCCCGCTGGCGGCAGGCCGCGGTCGCCCTCCAGAACGACGCCCGCGCCCTCGGCGAGGCCTTCCAGAAACACGTCGACGACCAGCCGCGCGCCTACGCCGCCCAGGTCAAGGAGTTGTACGACGACCGCACCGGCGTCTCCTACCTGCTGCCCCCGCAGGGGAACCTGGGCCGCTTCTACCAGGCCCTGATGGAACGTCTGGCCGAGAGCGACCAGCTCGGACCCAACGGGGACGAGGCCGCGCTGCTGCTCAAACTCGTCGACGCCGACCTGCGGCGGGCCGCCTTCGCCACCGCCCGGCACTCCCCGCCCGCCGCCGTCTCCGAGGTCAAGGCCGCCCTCAAGCACCGGATCCAGCGCCTGTTCGCCGAACGCCCCGGCCAGCAGCGGGCCCGCGCCCTGCTGCCGCGCATGGGCACCCTCCTGTCGGCCGCCGCCGGGGACGGGGAGGCGGTCGAGCAGGTCAGCAAGCGGGCGCTCGACCAGTTCGGCTACAAGCTCGCCGGTCTGCTGCCGGCCGCGTTCACCCCCGAGGGCAACGGCCGGCTGAAGGTCCTCATCACCTACCCCGGCACCCAGAGCAGGGTCGCCGTCGAGAACCACCTCGAGAAGGAACTGCGACTGCCCGGCGACAGCCGCCGCACCATCGAGTTCCGCGCCGTGGACACCGACTCGATCACCGTGGTGCTGTTCCGCAGCGAGATGAGCCTCACCGAGGTGCCCGAGGCCCGCAAAGTGCTGCGCCAGTGGGCCAGGGCCCAGGACAGCCGCCGCGACGACGACGTGCTGCGCTGGCGGCAACGGCTCGGACACCGCGACCACTGGCTCGCCAGCACCGCGGAGGACCGCCGGCACATCCTGCACCGGCTGCTGTGCGCGCTGTGGAACGGCCAGGTCGACTTCCAGGGCGACCCCGCCTCCCCGGTCCGGCTGCGCATCCGGCTGCACGACGACCGGAGCTCCGACGCCCCCGGCATCCAGCTCCGGCTCGACGAGTACCAGGACGGCGTCTCGAGCTGGGCGGGCCTGCTGCGGGCGTACGAACGCTGGGCCCTGCTCGCCGAGGAGAACATCGTGCAGAGCTACTGCGGGGTGGTCATGAACGTACTGCCCCACGGCCTGGGCACCTCCGGCAGCGAACCCTCGGAGCTCTACCTCAAGCTGGTCCACGAGGTGGCGCCCCGTCAGCTCGCCCTGCTCGACGACCGGGAGCGGCGCTACGGCGCCCGTGTCGCCGAATGGGTGCGCCCGCTGCGGGAGTTCTGGGCCGACACCCTGCCCGGCGCGCTCGACCTGCCCTTCCCCGACAGCGAACAGGTCGCCCACCCCAGCCTGCGCGAGCTCGAGGAGTGGATGCGCGAGGGCCGCACGCAGGAGCGCGCACCGTACGACGAGGGAGGCCACGGCACCCGGGACGGGTGGGACACCGCCCCCTCCTGGGACCCCCGCCCCTCCCACGACTCCCACGTCACCTGGGACAGCGGGGAGACCGACCACGGCCCCCGGCGCCCGTCCCCGCCCCCCGGCCGCGGCGGCGACCCCTGGGACCGTACGGCGGCTGCGGGCACCGGGCACGGCCACCCCGGCACCGTCCCGCCGGCCCGCTCCGCGCCCGGCGGATACCCCACGGCCCCGGCCGCCGGGAGCGCCCGGGACACGTCCGCCGAGCGGGGTCCCTACCCCGGTCACGAATACCCCGGTCACGAACCGGCCGCTCCACCGGCCGGCCCGCCCGGCACACGGCGCCCGTCCGGACCCACCCGCCTCCGGCCCCCCGGCGCCGACCGCACCGCCCCCGACGCCCCGCGCGCCGACGGCAGGTACGGCGCGCAGGCCGCCGAGGACTCCGACTGGCCGGAGCCCTCCGCACCCGGCCGCACCGAACCCCGCCCCCGGCCCGACCGGACGGCCACCGGCCCCGACCCGCGGACGGCGCCCGGACCGCGCGGCGAGCGGTACCCGGATCGTCCGGGAGAGCCCTGGCCCGCCGACCGCGACGGCGCCCCCGATCCCTGGGGGCCCGCGACCGACGACGTCGTGCCGGCCGCGCCGCCCGCCGGCCGGGCCGCCGCCCGCCCGGCCCACGCCTCCACCCCGGCCGCCGCCCCCGCGGGGCGCCCCGCGATGGCCCCCGCCGCGGCCCGCACGCCCGACTACCCCGTCTACCCCCACGAGACGGAACCCGACGCCGGCTGGCCCGGTGGCGGATCGGCGGCCCCCTGGGGCGTCGCCGGCACCGACGGCGAGGCCGACTGGCCCGACGAGGACTCCGCGCCGCGCACCGCCGGGGACGGACCGGAGAACTGGGAGGACCACGCGTGA
- a CDS encoding vWA domain-containing protein, whose translation MNSHITGSARGGPVRPRGARGARRARVRRTAGLLTALLLAPATASAIPAGPVAAPDVSAPVELAVAVDESGSLRASDVERERDAAGRIAVGEISEKSRLTVLGFASADNDEQSPVDEVCPTTELDPVAREKAGECIDRLARREKGTGTGTDFPAVIRQAVTRLGEHTGDRPRILFLLTDGKLDVADSPAYGADEESRAKNGAQELTKALAEAARAKVQIWPLGFGDAIDEKALAAMAAGGYRGGCVDLPAARPRAAVVPDSTTLGNAVQRAFAGARCLVTDPPVEDTPPADISLRLSPLATLATVVVSKGDPAVKATYYDPRGRKVEPGTRADGSTFQLAGAGGEVESLRITDPRPGTWRVRLDAPEGHRDRLASVAVQWRGAVRSSIVMTPASPRPGETARVELSLQTRDGAGVGDARDLRRLKVSGRLTGEGFAPRALDLDDTGENGDTKAGDGRFTGTVRIPRTADGALTAVGVLGAVGLTADHRPFLTRTAPVNPDVRAELRVDDAEAHAGDSVPFTLMASNDSGEPRTLRLSLRDAEPGALTLSPSEITVAPGGSVTRTGRLTVGAGQRPHRITARLETVDSEDRTRPLDAKLVTVDVTTVPPWWRRVWDAWWWALVPAAILLLGLLAFPVWQWRQRITYVDPGGLRLRLTMRGGAGERTASELLVPHGRGPWYRFDVLDEPGTDPRLDPRPAGPYALQRHPRGARLRTPGGGTQDIRLGDDVPLEGDVVLRVDRGTGGAPGNRTPGVPRWFTRLVPRRPTTPTGTGGQGRDEREPTGQDAHSRSSYDDDLSDAL comes from the coding sequence GTGAACTCACACATCACCGGATCGGCGCGCGGCGGACCGGTCCGCCCGCGGGGTGCGAGAGGGGCCCGCCGAGCGCGGGTCCGCCGCACCGCCGGTCTGCTGACGGCGCTGCTGCTGGCACCGGCCACCGCGAGCGCGATACCGGCCGGACCCGTCGCCGCGCCGGACGTCTCCGCCCCGGTGGAACTGGCCGTCGCCGTCGACGAGTCCGGCAGCCTGCGCGCCTCCGACGTCGAACGCGAACGGGACGCCGCCGGCCGGATCGCGGTCGGCGAGATCTCCGAGAAGTCCCGCCTCACCGTCCTCGGCTTCGCGAGCGCGGACAACGACGAGCAGAGCCCGGTGGACGAGGTCTGCCCCACCACCGAACTCGACCCGGTGGCCCGGGAGAAGGCGGGCGAGTGCATCGACCGTCTCGCACGACGGGAGAAGGGCACGGGCACCGGCACGGACTTCCCGGCCGTCATCCGACAGGCCGTCACCCGGCTCGGCGAGCACACCGGCGACCGGCCGCGCATCCTCTTCCTGCTCACCGACGGCAAGCTCGACGTGGCCGACAGCCCGGCCTACGGCGCCGACGAGGAGAGCCGGGCGAAGAACGGCGCGCAGGAACTGACGAAGGCCCTGGCCGAGGCCGCCCGCGCCAAGGTGCAGATCTGGCCCCTCGGCTTCGGTGACGCCATCGACGAGAAGGCCCTGGCCGCCATGGCGGCCGGCGGCTACCGCGGCGGGTGCGTGGACCTCCCCGCGGCCCGGCCGCGCGCCGCCGTCGTCCCCGACTCCACGACCCTGGGCAACGCCGTGCAACGGGCCTTCGCCGGAGCCCGCTGCCTGGTGACCGACCCGCCCGTCGAGGACACCCCGCCCGCCGACATCTCCCTGCGGCTGTCCCCGCTCGCCACCCTCGCCACCGTCGTCGTCTCCAAGGGCGACCCCGCGGTGAAGGCCACCTACTACGACCCGCGCGGCAGGAAGGTCGAGCCCGGCACCCGCGCCGACGGCTCCACCTTCCAACTCGCCGGCGCGGGCGGCGAAGTGGAGTCCCTGCGCATCACCGACCCGCGGCCCGGCACCTGGCGGGTCCGCCTGGACGCCCCGGAGGGACACCGCGACCGGCTCGCGAGCGTCGCCGTCCAGTGGCGCGGCGCCGTCCGCTCGTCCATCGTCATGACCCCCGCCTCCCCCCGCCCCGGCGAGACGGCCCGCGTCGAACTGAGCCTCCAGACCCGCGACGGCGCGGGCGTCGGCGACGCCAGGGACCTGCGCAGGCTCAAGGTCTCCGGCAGGCTCACCGGCGAGGGGTTCGCGCCCCGCGCCCTCGACCTCGACGACACCGGCGAGAACGGCGACACCAAGGCCGGCGACGGCCGGTTCACGGGCACCGTGCGGATCCCGAGGACCGCGGACGGCGCGCTCACCGCCGTCGGCGTCCTCGGCGCCGTCGGTCTCACCGCGGACCACCGCCCCTTCCTCACCCGCACCGCCCCCGTCAACCCCGACGTCCGCGCCGAACTCCGGGTCGACGACGCCGAGGCGCACGCAGGCGACAGCGTCCCCTTCACCCTGATGGCCTCCAACGACTCCGGCGAGCCCCGGACCCTGCGGCTGTCCCTGCGGGACGCCGAACCCGGCGCGCTGACGCTCTCCCCGTCGGAGATCACCGTCGCCCCCGGCGGGTCCGTCACCCGCACGGGCCGGCTGACCGTCGGCGCCGGACAGCGGCCCCACCGGATCACGGCCCGGCTCGAGACCGTCGACAGCGAGGACCGTACCCGGCCGCTCGACGCGAAACTGGTCACCGTCGACGTCACCACCGTGCCGCCCTGGTGGCGCCGGGTCTGGGACGCCTGGTGGTGGGCGCTGGTCCCCGCCGCGATCCTGCTGCTCGGCCTCCTCGCCTTCCCGGTGTGGCAGTGGCGGCAGCGCATCACCTACGTCGACCCGGGCGGCCTCCGGCTGCGGCTGACCATGAGGGGCGGCGCGGGAGAACGGACGGCGAGCGAACTGCTCGTCCCCCACGGCCGCGGCCCCTGGTACCGCTTCGACGTCCTGGACGAGCCCGGCACCGACCCCCGGCTGGACCCGCGCCCCGCCGGCCCGTACGCCCTCCAGCGCCACCCCCGCGGCGCCCGGCTGCGCACCCCCGGCGGCGGCACCCAGGACATCCGCCTCGGCGACGACGTCCCCCTCGAGGGCGACGTGGTGCTGCGCGTGGACCGCGGCACCGGCGGCGCGCCGGGGAACCGTACACCCGGCGTCCCGCGGTGGTTCACCCGCCTGGTGCCCCGCCGGCCCACGACCCCGACCGGGACCGGCGGCCAGGGCCGGGACGAGCGGGAGCCCACCGGCCAGGACGCGCACAGCCGGTCCTCCTACGACGACGACCTCAGCGACGCCCTGTGA
- a CDS encoding Pycsar system effector family protein, translating into MTAGGAPAAPIPAAGETRYVAERLLASVREDVGRADVKASVLLSVALSVPALLLGVGQRLPARPSPLSLVLVGAGALMWLIGSTSLVRAMLPQSGTERVGPGITFFADVVAVHGASGEQGVADAVTRACEDLTAWLLTQAVDMSHILVEKYRCIRRGVGWLLPGALAATAGLLIG; encoded by the coding sequence ATGACCGCGGGAGGCGCCCCGGCGGCGCCGATCCCCGCCGCGGGGGAGACCCGGTACGTGGCGGAACGGCTGCTCGCCTCCGTCCGCGAGGACGTGGGACGGGCCGACGTCAAGGCGTCGGTGCTGCTCTCCGTCGCCCTGAGCGTCCCGGCCCTGCTGCTCGGCGTGGGACAGCGGCTGCCCGCCCGTCCCTCCCCCCTGTCCCTGGTGCTGGTGGGAGCAGGCGCGCTGATGTGGCTGATCGGCTCGACATCACTCGTTCGAGCGATGCTGCCGCAGAGCGGAACTGAGCGGGTCGGCCCCGGCATCACCTTCTTCGCCGATGTCGTGGCGGTCCATGGGGCCTCGGGGGAACAAGGGGTGGCCGATGCGGTGACCAGGGCCTGTGAGGACCTCACGGCCTGGCTGCTGACGCAGGCGGTGGACATGAGCCACATCCTCGTCGAGAAGTACCGCTGCATCCGCCGGGGGGTCGGCTGGCTGCTGCCGGGGGCGCTGGCTGCGACCGCCGGACTGCTGATCGGCTGA